Proteins from one Gossypium raimondii isolate GPD5lz chromosome 8, ASM2569854v1, whole genome shotgun sequence genomic window:
- the LOC105792929 gene encoding K(+) efflux antiporter 4 isoform X1 gives MRGICALFFICDLIVFITSVAVIDARSAVEINVTAVLANISDPRSREDSFVGMIDRALEKEFNDTDQNEATDPDSFNNSVAGKQAVLETVARVKTKKNETKEEKSFQLHDVFHLDDENRADDAPTLIDRNDNVFIISNPKSKYPVLQLDLRLILDLIIVIVSATCGGIAFACAGQPVITGYLLAGSIIGPGGFSFVGEMVQVETVAQFGVIFLLFALGLEFSATKLRVVRAVAVLGGLLQIFLFMCLCGITVSLCGGKASEGVFVGAFLSMSSTAVVLKFLMERNSISALHGQVTIGTLILQDCAVGLLFALLPVLGGNSGVLQGVLSMTKSLVVLITFLTILTIVSWTCVPWFLKLMISLSSQTNELYQLASVAFCLLVAWCSDKLGLSLELGSFAAGVMISTTDLGQHTLEQVEPIRNFFAALFLASIGMLINVHFLWNHVDILLAAVILVIIIKTMVVAAVVKGFRYSNKTSILVGMSLAQIGEFAFVLLSRASNLHLVEGKLYLLLLGTTALSLVTTPLLFKLIPAVVRLGVLLRWFPADSPEDRCINVQKSKSIERTDSFRVAKLFIQYANLYKFLTNF, from the exons ATGAGAGGAATCTGTGCTCTCTTCTTCATTTGTGATCTCATTGTATTCATCACTTCCGTCGCCGTCATTGACGCCCGGTCAGCGGTGGAGATCAATGTCACCGCCGTTCTGGCCAATATCTCGGACCCGAGATCCAGAGAGGATAGTTTTGTCGGCATGATCGATCGTGCTCTTGAGAAGGAATTCAATGACACCGACCAAAATGAAG CTACTGATCCTGATAGTTTCAACAATAGTGTCGCGGGGAAGCAG gCTGTCTTGGAAACTGTTGCTAGAGTCAAGACCAAGAAAAATGAGACCAAGGAAGAGAA GTCATTTCAGCTCCATGACGTTTTCCATTTGGATGATGAAAATCGAGCTGATGATGCACCAACGTTGATAGATCGAAAT GACAATGTCTTTATAATATCCAACCCAAAGTCGAAGTATCCTGTTCTACAACTAGACTTAAG ATTAATATTGGATCTGATAATTGTCATCGTCTCTGCTACATGCGGTGGCATTGCTTTTGCTTGTGCTGGACAACCG GTTATTACTGGATATCTACTTGCAGGATCTATTATTGGACCCGGTGGATTTAGCTTTGTTGGTGAAATGGTGCAA GTGGAAACAGTGGCTCAATTTGGTGtaatctttcttctttttgcttTAGGCTTGGAGTTTTCAGCAACAAAG CTTCGTGTTGTTCGAGCAGTTGCTGTCCTTGGGGGtcttcttcaaatttttctATTCATGTGCTTGTGTGGTATAACAGTCTCG TTATGTGGGGGTAAAGCTTCAGAGGGGGTTTTTGTTGGTGCATTCCTATCTATGTCTTCTACAGCTGTG gttttgaaatttttgatggAAAGGAATAGTATAAGTGCCCTTCATGGTCAAGTTACAATTGGAACTCTTATCCTGCAg GACTGTGCTGTGGGTTTGCTGTTTGCTTTACTTCCAGTTCTAGGTGGCAATTCTGGAGTCCTTCAAGGAGTATTATccatgactaaatc GTTGGTGGTTTTAATCACATTTCTGACCATTTTGACAATAGTATCTTGGACTTGTGTGCCATGGTTTCTTAAGCTCATGATAAGCCTATCATCACAG ACTAATGAACTCTATCAATTGGCATCCGTGGCATTTTGCTTGCTTGTTGCTTGG TGTAGTGATAAGCTGGGTCTAAGCCTTGAGCTGGGCTCCTTTGCTGCGGGAGTGATGATATCAACCACTGATCTCGGTCAACATACACTTGAACAA GTTGAGCCCATTCGCAATTTCTTCGCTGCTCTTTTCCTTGCCAGTATTGGGATGTTGATTAATGTGCATTTCCTTTGGAATCACGTTGATATATTGCTAGCAGCTGTTATATTGGTGATTATTATTAAAACGATGGTAGTTGCTGCAGTTGTCAAGGGGTTCAGATACAGCAACAAAACCTCAATTCTT GTTGGGATGTCATTGGCCCAAATTGGGGAATTTGCTTTCGTACTTCTAAGTCGTGCGTCTAATCTTCATCTCGTAGAG GGTAAACTTTACCTGCTACTTCTGGGCACAACAGCTCTTAGTTTG GTGACTACTCCATTGCTTTTCAAACTGATTCCAGCTGTTGTTCGTCTTGGTGTACTATTACGGTGGTTCCCAGCTGATAGTCCTGAG GACAGGTGCATAAACGTGCAAAAAAGCAAGTCGATTGAGCGAACAGATTCTTTTCGAGTTGCTAAGCTGTTCATACAATATGCGAATCTATACAAATTTCTGACTAATTTCTGA
- the LOC105792929 gene encoding K(+) efflux antiporter 4 isoform X2 codes for MRGICALFFICDLIVFITSVAVIDARSAVEINVTAVLANISDPRSREDSFVGMIDRALEKEFNDTDQNEATDPDSFNNSVAGKQAVLETVARVKTKKNETKEEKSFQLHDVFHLDDENRADDAPTLIDRNDNVFIISNPKSKYPVLQLDLRLILDLIIVIVSATCGGIAFACAGQPVITGYLLAGSIIGPGGFSFVGEMVQVETVAQFGVIFLLFALGLEFSATKLRVVRAVAVLGGLLQIFLFMCLCGITVSLCGGKASEGVFVGAFLSMSSTAVVLKFLMERNSISALHGQVTIGTLILQDCAVGLLFALLPVLGGNSGVLQGVLSMTKSLVVLITFLTILTIVSWTCVPWFLKLMISLSSQTNELYQLASVAFCLLVAWCSDKLGLSLELGSFAAGVMISTTDLGQHTLEQVEPIRNFFAALFLASIGMLINVHFLWNHVDILLAAVILVIIIKTMVVAAVVKGFRYSNKTSILVGMSLAQIGEFAFVLLSRASNLHLVEGKLYLLLLGTTALSLVTTPLLFKLIPAVVRLGVLLRWFPADSPEIGLKGDSLRADSAKRITLMVQGSHDS; via the exons ATGAGAGGAATCTGTGCTCTCTTCTTCATTTGTGATCTCATTGTATTCATCACTTCCGTCGCCGTCATTGACGCCCGGTCAGCGGTGGAGATCAATGTCACCGCCGTTCTGGCCAATATCTCGGACCCGAGATCCAGAGAGGATAGTTTTGTCGGCATGATCGATCGTGCTCTTGAGAAGGAATTCAATGACACCGACCAAAATGAAG CTACTGATCCTGATAGTTTCAACAATAGTGTCGCGGGGAAGCAG gCTGTCTTGGAAACTGTTGCTAGAGTCAAGACCAAGAAAAATGAGACCAAGGAAGAGAA GTCATTTCAGCTCCATGACGTTTTCCATTTGGATGATGAAAATCGAGCTGATGATGCACCAACGTTGATAGATCGAAAT GACAATGTCTTTATAATATCCAACCCAAAGTCGAAGTATCCTGTTCTACAACTAGACTTAAG ATTAATATTGGATCTGATAATTGTCATCGTCTCTGCTACATGCGGTGGCATTGCTTTTGCTTGTGCTGGACAACCG GTTATTACTGGATATCTACTTGCAGGATCTATTATTGGACCCGGTGGATTTAGCTTTGTTGGTGAAATGGTGCAA GTGGAAACAGTGGCTCAATTTGGTGtaatctttcttctttttgcttTAGGCTTGGAGTTTTCAGCAACAAAG CTTCGTGTTGTTCGAGCAGTTGCTGTCCTTGGGGGtcttcttcaaatttttctATTCATGTGCTTGTGTGGTATAACAGTCTCG TTATGTGGGGGTAAAGCTTCAGAGGGGGTTTTTGTTGGTGCATTCCTATCTATGTCTTCTACAGCTGTG gttttgaaatttttgatggAAAGGAATAGTATAAGTGCCCTTCATGGTCAAGTTACAATTGGAACTCTTATCCTGCAg GACTGTGCTGTGGGTTTGCTGTTTGCTTTACTTCCAGTTCTAGGTGGCAATTCTGGAGTCCTTCAAGGAGTATTATccatgactaaatc GTTGGTGGTTTTAATCACATTTCTGACCATTTTGACAATAGTATCTTGGACTTGTGTGCCATGGTTTCTTAAGCTCATGATAAGCCTATCATCACAG ACTAATGAACTCTATCAATTGGCATCCGTGGCATTTTGCTTGCTTGTTGCTTGG TGTAGTGATAAGCTGGGTCTAAGCCTTGAGCTGGGCTCCTTTGCTGCGGGAGTGATGATATCAACCACTGATCTCGGTCAACATACACTTGAACAA GTTGAGCCCATTCGCAATTTCTTCGCTGCTCTTTTCCTTGCCAGTATTGGGATGTTGATTAATGTGCATTTCCTTTGGAATCACGTTGATATATTGCTAGCAGCTGTTATATTGGTGATTATTATTAAAACGATGGTAGTTGCTGCAGTTGTCAAGGGGTTCAGATACAGCAACAAAACCTCAATTCTT GTTGGGATGTCATTGGCCCAAATTGGGGAATTTGCTTTCGTACTTCTAAGTCGTGCGTCTAATCTTCATCTCGTAGAG GGTAAACTTTACCTGCTACTTCTGGGCACAACAGCTCTTAGTTTG GTGACTACTCCATTGCTTTTCAAACTGATTCCAGCTGTTGTTCGTCTTGGTGTACTATTACGGTGGTTCCCAGCTGATAGTCCTGAG ATTGGTTTGAAAGGAGATAGTCTTCGGGCGGACAGCGCGAAGCGTATTACTTTGATGGTCCAAGGCTCTcatgattcatga
- the LOC105792929 gene encoding K(+) efflux antiporter 4 isoform X4, whose amino-acid sequence MRGICALFFICDLIVFITSVAVIDARSAVEINVTAVLANISDPRSREDSFVGMIDRALEKEFNDTDQNEATDPDSFNNSVAGKQAVLETVARVKTKKNETKEEKSFQLHDVFHLDDENRADDAPTLIDRNDNVFIISNPKSKYPVLQLDLRLILDLIIVIVSATCGGIAFACAGQPVITGYLLAGSIIGPGGFSFVGEMVQVETVAQFGVIFLLFALGLEFSATKLRVVRAVAVLGGLLQIFLFMCLCGITVSLCGGKASEGVFVGAFLSMSSTAVVLKFLMERNSISALHGQVTIGTLILQDCAVGLLFALLPVLGGNSGVLQGVLSMTKSLVVLITFLTILTIVSWTCVPWFLKLMISLSSQTNELYQLASVAFCLLVAWCSDKLGLSLELGSFAAGVMISTTDLGQHTLEQVEPIRNFFAALFLASIGMLINVHFLWNHVDILLAAVILVIIIKTMVVAAVVKGFRYSNKTSILVGMSLAQIGEFAFVLLSRASNLHLVEGKLYLLLLGTTALSLVTTPLLFKLIPAVVRLGVLLRWFPADSPEVHKRAKKQVD is encoded by the exons ATGAGAGGAATCTGTGCTCTCTTCTTCATTTGTGATCTCATTGTATTCATCACTTCCGTCGCCGTCATTGACGCCCGGTCAGCGGTGGAGATCAATGTCACCGCCGTTCTGGCCAATATCTCGGACCCGAGATCCAGAGAGGATAGTTTTGTCGGCATGATCGATCGTGCTCTTGAGAAGGAATTCAATGACACCGACCAAAATGAAG CTACTGATCCTGATAGTTTCAACAATAGTGTCGCGGGGAAGCAG gCTGTCTTGGAAACTGTTGCTAGAGTCAAGACCAAGAAAAATGAGACCAAGGAAGAGAA GTCATTTCAGCTCCATGACGTTTTCCATTTGGATGATGAAAATCGAGCTGATGATGCACCAACGTTGATAGATCGAAAT GACAATGTCTTTATAATATCCAACCCAAAGTCGAAGTATCCTGTTCTACAACTAGACTTAAG ATTAATATTGGATCTGATAATTGTCATCGTCTCTGCTACATGCGGTGGCATTGCTTTTGCTTGTGCTGGACAACCG GTTATTACTGGATATCTACTTGCAGGATCTATTATTGGACCCGGTGGATTTAGCTTTGTTGGTGAAATGGTGCAA GTGGAAACAGTGGCTCAATTTGGTGtaatctttcttctttttgcttTAGGCTTGGAGTTTTCAGCAACAAAG CTTCGTGTTGTTCGAGCAGTTGCTGTCCTTGGGGGtcttcttcaaatttttctATTCATGTGCTTGTGTGGTATAACAGTCTCG TTATGTGGGGGTAAAGCTTCAGAGGGGGTTTTTGTTGGTGCATTCCTATCTATGTCTTCTACAGCTGTG gttttgaaatttttgatggAAAGGAATAGTATAAGTGCCCTTCATGGTCAAGTTACAATTGGAACTCTTATCCTGCAg GACTGTGCTGTGGGTTTGCTGTTTGCTTTACTTCCAGTTCTAGGTGGCAATTCTGGAGTCCTTCAAGGAGTATTATccatgactaaatc GTTGGTGGTTTTAATCACATTTCTGACCATTTTGACAATAGTATCTTGGACTTGTGTGCCATGGTTTCTTAAGCTCATGATAAGCCTATCATCACAG ACTAATGAACTCTATCAATTGGCATCCGTGGCATTTTGCTTGCTTGTTGCTTGG TGTAGTGATAAGCTGGGTCTAAGCCTTGAGCTGGGCTCCTTTGCTGCGGGAGTGATGATATCAACCACTGATCTCGGTCAACATACACTTGAACAA GTTGAGCCCATTCGCAATTTCTTCGCTGCTCTTTTCCTTGCCAGTATTGGGATGTTGATTAATGTGCATTTCCTTTGGAATCACGTTGATATATTGCTAGCAGCTGTTATATTGGTGATTATTATTAAAACGATGGTAGTTGCTGCAGTTGTCAAGGGGTTCAGATACAGCAACAAAACCTCAATTCTT GTTGGGATGTCATTGGCCCAAATTGGGGAATTTGCTTTCGTACTTCTAAGTCGTGCGTCTAATCTTCATCTCGTAGAG GGTAAACTTTACCTGCTACTTCTGGGCACAACAGCTCTTAGTTTG GTGACTACTCCATTGCTTTTCAAACTGATTCCAGCTGTTGTTCGTCTTGGTGTACTATTACGGTGGTTCCCAGCTGATAGTCCTGAG GTGCATAAACGTGCAAAAAAGCAAGTCGATTGA
- the LOC105792929 gene encoding K(+) efflux antiporter 4 isoform X3, protein MRGICALFFICDLIVFITSVAVIDARSAVEINVTAVLANISDPRSREDSFVGMIDRALEKEFNDTDQNEATDPDSFNNSVAGKQAVLETVARVKTKKNETKEEKSFQLHDVFHLDDENRADDAPTLIDRNDNVFIISNPKSKYPVLQLDLRLILDLIIVIVSATCGGIAFACAGQPVITGYLLAGSIIGPGGFSFVGEMVQVETVAQFGVIFLLFALGLEFSATKLRVVRAVAVLGGLLQIFLFMCLCGITVSLCGGKASEGVFVGAFLSMSSTAVVLKFLMERNSISALHGQVTIGTLILQDCAVGLLFALLPVLGGNSGVLQGVLSMTKSLVVLITFLTILTIVSWTCVPWFLKLMISLSSQCSDKLGLSLELGSFAAGVMISTTDLGQHTLEQVEPIRNFFAALFLASIGMLINVHFLWNHVDILLAAVILVIIIKTMVVAAVVKGFRYSNKTSILVGMSLAQIGEFAFVLLSRASNLHLVEGKLYLLLLGTTALSLVTTPLLFKLIPAVVRLGVLLRWFPADSPEDRCINVQKSKSIERTDSFRVAKLFIQYANLYKFLTNF, encoded by the exons ATGAGAGGAATCTGTGCTCTCTTCTTCATTTGTGATCTCATTGTATTCATCACTTCCGTCGCCGTCATTGACGCCCGGTCAGCGGTGGAGATCAATGTCACCGCCGTTCTGGCCAATATCTCGGACCCGAGATCCAGAGAGGATAGTTTTGTCGGCATGATCGATCGTGCTCTTGAGAAGGAATTCAATGACACCGACCAAAATGAAG CTACTGATCCTGATAGTTTCAACAATAGTGTCGCGGGGAAGCAG gCTGTCTTGGAAACTGTTGCTAGAGTCAAGACCAAGAAAAATGAGACCAAGGAAGAGAA GTCATTTCAGCTCCATGACGTTTTCCATTTGGATGATGAAAATCGAGCTGATGATGCACCAACGTTGATAGATCGAAAT GACAATGTCTTTATAATATCCAACCCAAAGTCGAAGTATCCTGTTCTACAACTAGACTTAAG ATTAATATTGGATCTGATAATTGTCATCGTCTCTGCTACATGCGGTGGCATTGCTTTTGCTTGTGCTGGACAACCG GTTATTACTGGATATCTACTTGCAGGATCTATTATTGGACCCGGTGGATTTAGCTTTGTTGGTGAAATGGTGCAA GTGGAAACAGTGGCTCAATTTGGTGtaatctttcttctttttgcttTAGGCTTGGAGTTTTCAGCAACAAAG CTTCGTGTTGTTCGAGCAGTTGCTGTCCTTGGGGGtcttcttcaaatttttctATTCATGTGCTTGTGTGGTATAACAGTCTCG TTATGTGGGGGTAAAGCTTCAGAGGGGGTTTTTGTTGGTGCATTCCTATCTATGTCTTCTACAGCTGTG gttttgaaatttttgatggAAAGGAATAGTATAAGTGCCCTTCATGGTCAAGTTACAATTGGAACTCTTATCCTGCAg GACTGTGCTGTGGGTTTGCTGTTTGCTTTACTTCCAGTTCTAGGTGGCAATTCTGGAGTCCTTCAAGGAGTATTATccatgactaaatc GTTGGTGGTTTTAATCACATTTCTGACCATTTTGACAATAGTATCTTGGACTTGTGTGCCATGGTTTCTTAAGCTCATGATAAGCCTATCATCACAG TGTAGTGATAAGCTGGGTCTAAGCCTTGAGCTGGGCTCCTTTGCTGCGGGAGTGATGATATCAACCACTGATCTCGGTCAACATACACTTGAACAA GTTGAGCCCATTCGCAATTTCTTCGCTGCTCTTTTCCTTGCCAGTATTGGGATGTTGATTAATGTGCATTTCCTTTGGAATCACGTTGATATATTGCTAGCAGCTGTTATATTGGTGATTATTATTAAAACGATGGTAGTTGCTGCAGTTGTCAAGGGGTTCAGATACAGCAACAAAACCTCAATTCTT GTTGGGATGTCATTGGCCCAAATTGGGGAATTTGCTTTCGTACTTCTAAGTCGTGCGTCTAATCTTCATCTCGTAGAG GGTAAACTTTACCTGCTACTTCTGGGCACAACAGCTCTTAGTTTG GTGACTACTCCATTGCTTTTCAAACTGATTCCAGCTGTTGTTCGTCTTGGTGTACTATTACGGTGGTTCCCAGCTGATAGTCCTGAG GACAGGTGCATAAACGTGCAAAAAAGCAAGTCGATTGAGCGAACAGATTCTTTTCGAGTTGCTAAGCTGTTCATACAATATGCGAATCTATACAAATTTCTGACTAATTTCTGA